One segment of Rhodopirellula baltica SH 1 DNA contains the following:
- a CDS encoding acyl-CoA thioesterase family protein: MRSQCIATQPHSALQKDLPAMATTFPTQRTLLFAAILAATAFGGIRTQTASADWGSLVHQMHVGYHRNVAWPDPFNEVDALQVVMPFEAMKRNGWRMHNTIGHELFRGGDGALLAAGQNRVRWIATQAPETRREIYVLRGASQAETQSRLKSVRDAVDNYVLDGQPQPQVLVTTIEPATSPGVMATKINRERLEQMAAPKLPTTSAAGQAGITQ; the protein is encoded by the coding sequence ATGAGGAGCCAGTGCATCGCGACTCAACCTCATTCGGCCCTGCAAAAGGACTTGCCCGCCATGGCGACCACGTTCCCAACACAACGCACGTTGCTCTTCGCCGCAATCCTCGCAGCGACAGCATTCGGCGGCATTCGCACCCAAACAGCATCGGCGGACTGGGGTTCGTTGGTTCACCAAATGCACGTCGGCTACCACCGCAATGTCGCTTGGCCGGACCCCTTCAATGAAGTGGACGCGCTGCAAGTCGTGATGCCATTTGAAGCGATGAAACGCAACGGATGGCGGATGCACAACACCATCGGACACGAGCTGTTTCGTGGCGGTGACGGAGCCCTCTTGGCTGCCGGCCAAAATCGCGTTCGCTGGATCGCCACCCAAGCACCTGAAACTCGCCGTGAAATCTACGTCCTTCGTGGTGCCAGCCAAGCTGAGACCCAGTCGCGTCTGAAATCGGTGCGAGACGCGGTCGACAACTATGTGTTGGATGGCCAACCTCAACCGCAAGTCTTGGTGACAACGATCGAGCCAGCCACATCGCCAGGTGTCATGGCTACCAAGATCAACCGGGAACGCCTTGAGCAAATGGCCGCACCGAAGTTGCCAACCACCAGCGCAGCCGGACAAGCCGGTATCACTCAGTAA
- a CDS encoding polysaccharide biosynthesis tyrosine autokinase, protein MTPNSNSTEPSAGKRGPNSFASYPSQNAGTMGQAAMGSYPAMNEGWGSSGSAQTAESADLMGAIWRYRWAALVPTILGAVIGFLVFVKTPESFQSGTLLMFESDRPAVIDTMTGDLIGGVPSIDILRSQLLSDKVTRNAFENESMEVFRESLGGHPSALLGLANNALKFETNIQDARSASSLVASLSFEHSDPELCEAAVKAYSAALQQLFAEKHKSSRGELLRLIRDATDNLQPKLSELEKDYRAFRTKASLVWNENGEAINPHRERQLYLTERRSELFETLRSQSVELSAVESIAKEADDPLVRLSIIGQLMGKTFEMPESNEISQNMRDGDAQLAQIELDQQLVPLMIERNKFAAEFGEQHPTVKALDAELTMMKSELKRLVKEQSERIVELMEQNKVEGVDPRKRAEEAVNVILTASRAEVQLLKQQISEIDSQIAGERIEAMKLAQDEQENASMLRQIDRNRELINQLDEQMARVELTEEEGGVQVSELRAPSRAYRIGPNLMKMLGIGTFLGLALGCGLAVLLEKNANTFRDPEEIIAAVGAPILTHVPFFKGRVKRKKGEASNPFELLDPHLAVVHAPSSVASESIRSCRTSVLFELAGVEGGKVLQVTSPLPGDGKSTIAGNLACSIAQSGKRTLIIDCDLRRPQVTDNFAMADQLGLVDVLNGKCEHVDAAHDTPLSTLKMMPSGPIPANPAEALTLPEMSELLDVLREEYDYIILDTPPLLVVTDPSITASMTDGVVMALKVRRKSKPNAKEAASILANVGAKLLGVVINSSDEGSNNDGYKGYGYYRYGRHTNRYYRKTADNGAKAGQRRSPVVVSGRGQAARSARPIAVPPATAPSIEQERSDV, encoded by the coding sequence ATGACCCCGAACTCAAATTCAACTGAACCATCGGCCGGAAAACGCGGCCCGAACTCCTTTGCGTCGTATCCCTCGCAAAACGCTGGAACGATGGGACAGGCGGCGATGGGCTCGTACCCTGCGATGAACGAAGGCTGGGGCAGCAGTGGCTCTGCCCAAACGGCTGAATCGGCGGATCTGATGGGTGCGATCTGGCGTTATCGCTGGGCGGCTCTGGTCCCGACGATTCTCGGTGCGGTGATTGGCTTCCTGGTTTTTGTCAAGACACCGGAGTCGTTTCAATCCGGAACGTTGCTAATGTTCGAATCGGATCGGCCTGCGGTCATCGACACGATGACCGGCGATTTAATCGGTGGTGTCCCCTCGATCGACATTCTGCGATCGCAACTGTTGAGTGACAAAGTCACTCGCAACGCGTTTGAGAATGAGAGCATGGAAGTTTTTCGCGAATCGCTGGGGGGTCATCCCTCTGCATTGCTAGGACTTGCAAACAATGCACTCAAGTTCGAAACGAACATTCAGGATGCTAGGTCAGCCTCATCACTCGTGGCGTCATTGAGTTTTGAACATTCTGATCCGGAGCTTTGTGAAGCCGCCGTCAAAGCCTACAGCGCTGCTTTGCAGCAGCTGTTCGCGGAAAAGCACAAGAGCTCACGTGGGGAATTGCTTCGTCTCATTCGGGACGCAACCGACAACTTGCAGCCAAAACTTAGCGAGTTGGAGAAAGACTATCGTGCGTTCCGAACCAAGGCCTCTTTGGTCTGGAATGAAAACGGGGAGGCAATCAACCCGCACCGCGAACGTCAGCTTTATTTGACTGAACGACGAAGCGAGTTGTTCGAGACGCTCCGTAGTCAATCCGTTGAACTGTCGGCAGTTGAGAGCATCGCGAAAGAGGCTGATGATCCGCTTGTGCGACTTTCAATTATCGGGCAATTGATGGGCAAAACCTTCGAGATGCCTGAGTCAAATGAGATTAGCCAAAACATGCGTGATGGCGACGCTCAACTTGCCCAAATCGAGCTAGATCAACAATTGGTCCCGTTGATGATCGAACGCAACAAGTTTGCGGCGGAGTTCGGTGAACAACACCCAACGGTTAAGGCGCTTGATGCGGAACTGACCATGATGAAGAGTGAGCTGAAACGCTTGGTCAAAGAGCAGTCGGAGCGCATTGTCGAGTTGATGGAACAAAACAAAGTGGAAGGTGTCGACCCTCGTAAACGTGCCGAAGAAGCGGTCAATGTGATCTTGACCGCTTCCCGAGCGGAAGTGCAGTTGCTGAAACAGCAAATTTCCGAAATTGATTCGCAAATCGCTGGCGAACGGATCGAGGCAATGAAGCTGGCCCAAGACGAACAAGAAAATGCATCGATGCTCCGCCAGATTGACCGCAATCGCGAATTAATCAATCAGCTCGACGAACAAATGGCTCGAGTCGAACTCACCGAGGAAGAAGGAGGTGTTCAGGTATCTGAACTACGAGCTCCGAGCAGGGCTTATCGAATTGGTCCGAACTTGATGAAGATGCTTGGGATCGGAACCTTCCTGGGCCTCGCCCTTGGATGCGGACTCGCAGTGCTTTTGGAAAAGAATGCCAACACGTTCCGAGACCCAGAGGAAATCATCGCGGCCGTCGGTGCACCGATCTTGACTCACGTCCCATTCTTCAAGGGTCGCGTTAAACGTAAGAAAGGTGAAGCCTCAAATCCATTTGAATTGCTTGACCCGCACTTGGCGGTCGTGCATGCCCCATCCTCCGTGGCATCCGAGTCCATTCGGTCTTGTCGGACGTCGGTTCTGTTTGAATTGGCTGGTGTCGAGGGAGGGAAGGTTCTTCAGGTCACCAGTCCGCTACCCGGTGACGGGAAGTCCACGATTGCCGGCAACTTGGCATGCAGTATCGCCCAGTCGGGTAAACGTACTCTGATCATCGATTGTGACCTTCGCCGGCCTCAGGTAACGGACAACTTCGCCATGGCAGATCAGCTTGGCTTGGTCGATGTGCTCAACGGAAAATGCGAACACGTCGACGCAGCTCACGATACACCTCTCAGTACATTGAAAATGATGCCTTCGGGGCCAATCCCCGCGAACCCGGCCGAAGCGTTGACGTTGCCCGAAATGAGCGAGTTGTTGGATGTTCTTCGGGAAGAGTATGACTACATCATTCTGGATACTCCGCCGTTGTTGGTGGTGACCGACCCGAGTATCACCGCCAGCATGACTGATGGCGTCGTGATGGCACTGAAGGTTCGTCGCAAGAGCAAGCCAAACGCGAAAGAAGCTGCCTCGATCTTGGCCAATGTTGGTGCGAAATTACTCGGTGTGGTGATCAACTCATCGGATGAAGGTAGCAACAACGATGGCTATAAAGGCTACGGCTACTATCGTTACGGGCGTCACACCAATCGATACTATCGCAAGACGGCCGACAATGGTGCGAAGGCGGGACAACGACGGAGTCCCGTGGTTGTCTCCGGTCGAGGACAGGCCGCTCGGAGTGCACGACCAATCGCTGTGCCGCCAGCAACTGCTCCATCGATCGAGCAAGAACGCTCGGACGTGTAG
- a CDS encoding glycosyltransferase family 2 protein: MKISAITAVYNRRETIGDAVKSVLSQRNVDLETIVVDGDSSDGTSDIILQFGDQVSKSIREPDTGIYNALNKGLRAATGDVIGFLHADDWLADANVLADVSMLMANPNVDGVYADLEYVDANDQNRVHRRWVSGSYDVRKFRRGWMPPHPTVYFRRELYERFGLFNEDLRTAADYELLVRMMVRHRARMAYLPRVTVKMRVGGASNASLTNRLNANRDDRQAWLINGLKPPIGLRFTKPLRKLPQFLKR, encoded by the coding sequence ATGAAGATTTCAGCCATCACCGCGGTTTATAACCGCCGCGAGACGATCGGCGATGCAGTTAAATCGGTTCTTTCTCAACGGAACGTGGACCTGGAAACCATCGTCGTGGATGGGGACTCCAGCGATGGCACCTCCGACATCATTTTGCAGTTTGGTGATCAAGTATCGAAGTCGATTCGGGAACCCGACACGGGAATCTACAACGCACTGAACAAGGGACTGCGGGCCGCCACCGGGGATGTCATCGGTTTTCTGCACGCGGATGACTGGCTGGCAGACGCGAATGTCCTGGCTGACGTCTCCATGCTCATGGCCAATCCCAACGTCGACGGCGTCTACGCTGATCTGGAATATGTCGATGCAAACGATCAAAACCGTGTGCATCGCCGTTGGGTTTCCGGTTCCTACGACGTCCGGAAGTTCCGAAGGGGTTGGATGCCGCCGCATCCGACCGTGTACTTTCGTCGTGAACTCTACGAGCGGTTTGGTCTGTTCAATGAAGACCTTCGCACGGCGGCTGACTACGAGTTGCTGGTCCGAATGATGGTTCGCCATAGGGCGAGAATGGCATATCTGCCGCGTGTGACCGTCAAGATGCGAGTCGGTGGGGCCAGCAATGCCAGCCTGACAAATCGTTTGAACGCGAATCGCGATGATCGGCAGGCTTGGTTGATCAACGGATTGAAGCCACCGATTGGATTGCGGTTCACAAAACCGCTTCGGAAGCTGCCCCAGTTTCTGAAACGGTGA
- a CDS encoding putative colanic acid biosynthesis acetyltransferase, with protein MKLKGYRSKFERGASQFTEALWLVVKCVAFMPPIPLPSKLRVWLLGAFGARVGKGVVIRSQVDIAFPWRLTVGNDVWIGEGVKILNLASVTIGNDCCLSQRSFLCTGSHRFDLPEFDLVTRPIVVNDGSWIAAGVFVAPGVSIGPNSMCAAGSVVLNDVPANTKVIGNPACPKNQP; from the coding sequence TTGAAACTAAAAGGATACCGATCGAAGTTCGAACGCGGGGCTTCGCAATTTACCGAAGCTCTTTGGCTTGTTGTGAAATGCGTTGCTTTCATGCCTCCAATTCCCTTGCCCTCCAAGCTTCGAGTGTGGCTACTGGGAGCCTTCGGCGCTCGAGTCGGAAAAGGGGTCGTAATCCGAAGCCAAGTTGACATCGCGTTCCCGTGGCGCCTAACTGTTGGCAATGACGTGTGGATTGGAGAAGGTGTCAAAATCTTGAATCTGGCCTCGGTGACAATTGGCAATGATTGCTGTCTGTCTCAACGCTCGTTCCTGTGCACTGGATCGCACCGATTCGACCTTCCCGAATTCGATTTAGTAACCCGCCCCATCGTGGTGAACGATGGGTCCTGGATCGCCGCGGGTGTTTTTGTTGCCCCCGGTGTTTCGATCGGCCCCAACAGTATGTGCGCGGCGGGTAGCGTCGTACTGAACGACGTGCCCGCAAACACCAAAGTTATCGGCAACCCGGCTTGTCCGAAGAATCAACCATGA
- a CDS encoding dockerin type I domain-containing protein — protein MPRVSLTSLRRRSQRNLSRGTRRRLAMQTLDDRRVLAAIVGSVFHDANDSLKKEAEESTLANRLVFVDQNDNNTLDQGEQYGLTDEAGQFVFDGLGDGTHVIRVFNGTDSQVQTTPTVITANPFLSESGITAVTPAFVLDAGTPEEDVLPAVFAKGTSLHSVTSSGSVASTLDLGVGIQAIWRAPSGELIALGDNAVRHKAFIIDAALTGFTPFEDSDLAPQFVDHAIDDVGRGLLLQADENGSSQIWTVDTANLSAEATGTLVSTDTRLVGDSAPRSTDGPTRSILARATQIDDGQGGFADGLEIQVWSNANHSLLTNDPIIVDGGVEVVAFSDEAGLLVVRQSDGLTVHDLETTDLATLYSLPTDAPVAIDAARGLIVTLTPEAVDPVEAGLRLIDAETGDLVVDLAIDLSSLNLPSMSGAQGISLDPELRRVAIVGAAGLAEMSLRTPAPHRVQITNNEDAAPIEFGMRLIGANTAPEYDTPPSWTMDEDTVLTSAAPAVYGDASDTDEDDFILLPMQPASAGVSTVTLAGSLSYVPIEDFAGVDQFTVWLHDGRDFTEHVLDITVVNVPEAPVQVVPHVEPVPENILVNGIIGEIEVIDGDGQGNHIIEIDDERFIVDGNGNLIFVGPDKLNWEDEWSIPLIITVHDPDFEEPLIHTATLQITDEDDPIEDVLPGNATVRENFEGDVVTEITVVDEDDDQFYDFEVDDDRFVIISGSLRLKPGIAVDYEAEESIVINVTVSHLDDSFEKAITLQVIDLPEAPTGFALTPATVEEQLAGATVGELRIAGNPAANNHTLTVNDSRFVFDGSTLKLAEGVAVLVADQQEIEVDITASSQSPGVDPVTETFLIQVIENDTPYHNDTEPHDVNGDGDVSSLDALTIINYLNTYGPGPVGFGDPGFGYDVNGDGFVTALDALLVINYLNHISTPAGTVNNGEEEPDEKGEGEPDVDDNLTQKSDDESGQSLAPGGDNTIGPIAPRGFAQSSLRSQARDSVLTDLTKLIDSSSTDDPFGVTTDQLIDVLSRVSDLGGDSHDSALKLLSDESDE, from the coding sequence ATGCCGCGTGTTTCCCTGACGAGCCTACGACGCCGCTCCCAGCGAAATCTGTCGCGCGGGACTCGACGTCGTCTTGCAATGCAGACGCTGGATGATCGCCGCGTTTTGGCCGCGATTGTCGGTTCGGTCTTTCACGACGCCAACGATTCGCTGAAAAAAGAAGCGGAAGAATCGACGCTCGCGAATCGGTTGGTGTTTGTCGACCAAAACGACAACAACACTCTCGATCAGGGCGAACAATACGGGCTGACTGACGAAGCGGGCCAATTTGTCTTTGATGGACTTGGTGACGGCACGCACGTGATTCGTGTTTTCAATGGCACCGACTCGCAAGTCCAAACGACGCCGACGGTGATCACGGCCAACCCGTTCCTCAGCGAATCGGGAATCACGGCTGTCACCCCCGCTTTTGTTCTCGACGCGGGAACGCCGGAAGAAGACGTGTTGCCCGCCGTCTTTGCGAAAGGCACATCGCTCCACTCCGTGACCAGCAGTGGATCGGTCGCGTCAACGTTGGATTTGGGCGTCGGCATTCAAGCCATTTGGCGTGCACCGTCCGGCGAATTGATCGCATTGGGCGACAATGCCGTCAGACACAAAGCCTTCATCATCGATGCGGCGCTCACCGGATTCACACCGTTCGAAGACAGTGATCTGGCACCGCAGTTCGTTGATCATGCGATTGACGACGTCGGCCGAGGTTTGTTGCTGCAAGCGGACGAAAATGGCTCGTCGCAAATTTGGACCGTGGACACCGCCAACCTCAGTGCCGAAGCAACAGGCACATTGGTTTCAACTGACACTCGGTTGGTTGGCGATTCAGCACCTCGTTCAACGGACGGCCCCACCCGTTCGATTCTGGCTCGTGCGACGCAAATTGATGACGGACAAGGTGGCTTCGCCGATGGTTTGGAGATCCAGGTCTGGAGCAATGCCAACCACTCGTTGTTAACCAACGATCCAATCATCGTCGATGGCGGTGTCGAGGTGGTTGCGTTTAGCGACGAAGCCGGGCTGCTAGTTGTCCGACAATCGGATGGATTGACGGTCCACGATCTCGAAACCACTGACCTGGCAACTCTCTACAGCCTTCCGACCGACGCGCCCGTCGCGATCGATGCGGCTCGCGGTTTGATCGTCACCTTGACTCCTGAAGCAGTCGATCCGGTTGAGGCTGGTTTGCGATTGATCGATGCCGAAACCGGCGACTTGGTAGTCGATCTGGCGATTGATTTGTCATCGTTGAATCTGCCATCCATGTCCGGCGCACAAGGCATCTCGCTCGATCCCGAGTTGCGACGCGTCGCCATCGTTGGTGCGGCTGGATTGGCGGAGATGAGCCTTCGCACGCCGGCTCCACACCGAGTTCAAATCACCAATAACGAAGACGCGGCCCCGATCGAGTTTGGCATGCGTTTGATCGGAGCCAACACGGCACCGGAATACGACACTCCGCCCAGCTGGACGATGGACGAGGACACCGTTCTGACCAGTGCGGCTCCCGCGGTTTATGGCGACGCATCCGACACGGATGAAGACGATTTCATTCTGCTGCCGATGCAACCAGCCAGTGCTGGCGTGTCGACGGTAACTCTGGCCGGTTCGCTTTCTTACGTTCCAATCGAAGACTTCGCCGGCGTAGATCAGTTCACCGTTTGGTTGCACGACGGACGCGATTTCACCGAGCATGTGTTGGACATCACGGTCGTGAATGTGCCTGAAGCTCCCGTCCAGGTCGTGCCCCACGTCGAACCGGTTCCCGAAAACATTTTGGTGAACGGAATCATTGGTGAAATCGAAGTCATCGATGGTGACGGACAAGGCAACCACATCATCGAAATCGATGACGAAAGATTCATCGTCGACGGCAACGGAAATTTGATCTTCGTTGGCCCCGACAAGTTGAACTGGGAAGATGAATGGTCGATTCCGTTGATCATCACGGTTCACGATCCTGACTTCGAAGAACCTTTAATCCACACCGCGACGTTGCAGATCACCGATGAAGATGATCCGATCGAGGATGTGTTGCCAGGCAACGCAACCGTGCGTGAAAACTTCGAAGGCGACGTGGTCACCGAGATCACGGTGGTCGATGAAGACGACGACCAGTTTTACGACTTCGAAGTCGATGACGACCGCTTTGTCATCATCAGCGGAAGCCTGCGATTGAAACCGGGCATCGCCGTTGACTACGAAGCGGAAGAAAGCATTGTGATCAACGTCACGGTTTCTCACCTGGACGACTCGTTTGAAAAAGCAATCACGTTGCAAGTGATTGACTTGCCAGAAGCGCCAACCGGCTTTGCACTCACGCCCGCTACGGTGGAAGAACAGCTCGCCGGTGCAACCGTTGGCGAACTTCGCATCGCTGGAAACCCCGCGGCAAACAATCACACGCTGACAGTCAACGATTCACGATTTGTGTTCGATGGCTCAACGCTGAAGTTGGCAGAAGGCGTTGCGGTTCTGGTTGCGGACCAACAGGAAATTGAAGTCGACATCACCGCGAGCTCGCAGTCGCCCGGAGTCGATCCGGTGACGGAAACGTTCCTGATCCAAGTGATCGAGAATGACACGCCGTACCACAACGACACCGAACCTCACGATGTCAACGGCGATGGTGACGTCAGCTCGTTGGACGCTTTGACGATCATCAACTACCTCAACACTTACGGTCCTGGACCGGTTGGTTTTGGTGATCCTGGTTTCGGCTACGATGTCAACGGCGATGGCTTTGTCACCGCGTTGGATGCGTTGCTGGTGATCAATTATCTGAATCACATTTCGACGCCTGCCGGCACGGTCAACAACGGTGAAGAAGAGCCTGACGAAAAAGGCGAAGGTGAACCCGACGTCGATGACAACTTGACTCAAAAGAGCGACGATGAGTCGGGACAATCGCTGGCACCCGGCGGTGACAACACGATTGGTCCAATCGCACCGCGCGGTTTCGCTCAATCATCGCTTCGAAGCCAAGCTCGTGATTCTGTGCTGACCGACTTGACCAAGTTGATCGACAGCAGCAGCACCGATGATCCGTTTGGCGTCACAACGGATCAGCTCATCGACGTGCTCTCACGCGTGAGCGACCTGGGCGGCGACAGCCACGACTCGGCACTCAAGTTGTTGTCCGACGAATCGGACGAGTAG
- a CDS encoding tetratricopeptide repeat protein: MIRYFNPLQWFKWFGQWFVAWFRTIPWKRASTAIPALALTVALAILLFVSTGKNVSWRNQLIREQLADAFERDDYKTADLLIRRQIDEGDESAETLYRLAVARNQQDETEEAQSLMRGLVAQQRDPRAARWLLQELYEQKKWADLENEEQREFGQLLRLLSEELPDDLGIKKAYADYLIRTNRQNQAVPYLVQLASVQPMFGLQAAMISRQAGEDDAATRYAETTLEKIQQLFEEEPASPQLAMANVQALIFLEKHADAVRLLSESIGRMKTKEHQAGLQQAMGDTIVVWINKIESEPNETVEERLRVLKMLQVALQYAPNNPRVLSLVADQVLKTLESDDKELIKIRAALVKGSSPGIANFIRGTAALLNDDAEKATLHLKLAAEHLPHSSAILNNLAVAMAEKEDGDLEQALQISEQAIESVSTPNAYFYETRGQILTKLGKHLEAIPDLERALAEESLANAAHESLAVCFEALGQEDLAEEHRAAMTVEAETKD, from the coding sequence ATGATTCGGTACTTCAATCCGTTGCAGTGGTTCAAATGGTTTGGGCAGTGGTTCGTTGCCTGGTTTCGGACGATTCCGTGGAAACGTGCCTCTACAGCAATCCCCGCGTTGGCGTTAACGGTTGCTTTGGCGATCTTGCTGTTCGTTTCGACGGGAAAGAACGTTTCTTGGCGGAATCAGTTGATCCGCGAACAGTTGGCTGATGCGTTTGAACGGGACGACTACAAGACGGCTGACCTGTTGATTCGGCGGCAAATTGATGAGGGCGACGAGTCGGCGGAGACATTGTATCGGTTGGCGGTGGCTCGGAATCAGCAGGATGAGACAGAGGAAGCTCAGTCGTTGATGCGTGGGCTGGTGGCTCAGCAGCGTGATCCGCGTGCGGCTCGGTGGTTGTTGCAGGAGCTCTATGAACAAAAGAAGTGGGCGGACCTGGAGAATGAGGAGCAGCGGGAATTCGGACAGTTGCTTCGTCTATTAAGTGAAGAGCTGCCTGATGATCTGGGCATCAAGAAGGCCTATGCGGATTATCTGATTCGCACCAACCGGCAAAATCAGGCGGTCCCGTATCTGGTTCAGCTCGCGTCGGTTCAGCCGATGTTCGGATTGCAAGCGGCGATGATTTCTCGCCAAGCAGGTGAGGATGACGCGGCCACCCGTTACGCGGAAACAACGCTTGAGAAGATTCAGCAACTGTTTGAGGAAGAACCGGCCAGCCCTCAGTTGGCGATGGCGAATGTGCAAGCGTTGATCTTCCTGGAGAAACACGCTGACGCGGTGCGGCTGTTGAGCGAATCAATTGGCCGGATGAAAACCAAGGAGCATCAGGCTGGGTTGCAACAGGCAATGGGCGACACGATCGTCGTCTGGATCAACAAAATTGAATCGGAACCGAACGAGACCGTTGAAGAACGTTTGCGGGTTCTGAAGATGCTGCAAGTTGCGTTGCAGTACGCCCCCAATAACCCTCGCGTGCTCAGCCTGGTTGCGGATCAGGTGCTCAAGACGCTGGAGTCCGACGACAAAGAGCTGATCAAGATTCGAGCGGCATTGGTCAAAGGGTCTTCGCCGGGAATCGCGAATTTCATCCGCGGGACGGCAGCCTTACTGAACGACGACGCTGAAAAGGCAACGCTGCATTTGAAACTTGCGGCGGAGCATTTGCCTCACAGCTCGGCCATCCTGAATAACTTGGCAGTCGCAATGGCTGAGAAGGAAGACGGTGACCTGGAACAAGCCCTTCAGATCAGTGAGCAAGCAATCGAGAGTGTGTCGACTCCCAATGCTTACTTCTATGAGACCCGCGGGCAGATTCTGACGAAGCTCGGGAAGCACCTGGAAGCCATCCCTGACCTTGAACGGGCTTTGGCGGAAGAGTCGCTGGCGAATGCGGCTCACGAATCGCTTGCCGTTTGCTTTGAGGCTTTAGGGCAAGAGGATTTGGCGGAAGAACACCGAGCGGCGATGACGGTGGAAGCTGAGACGAAGGATTGA
- the xrtU gene encoding exosortase U produces MTEDSPAIAPMKTKAKVPLAPVRTPVILSVWTWFWVALLAACIPMLGIYFSRMWRLDHYQYFPFAIGAVVWLAWSRSDRYFYAPSRISSLLLISVGVLAMIGSWSLRSPWMMSIAFVCYAAASLGVMRGPDDKSLLILALPLLLLIRLPLGYDQLLVIQLQHLTTMMSSLLLDVLSIPHAVTRNVIELPSRELFVAEACSGIQSVFTMAFLSTLIVAINRRKLWLAPFYLIVALILAAGGNVLRVSMVAVADQWMSLDLASGWAHDILGYTTLAISAFFLWSFDGMIMTLMHVTGTTSDEHPDNPVLHLWNWFVDDGQNVDAVGEYYRSNQAGSDPKELGFQLQLARLLGRLQAKPIAAAMAVLAVVLLSVSSTSAMKVSAVGVEEGAQGMFVDGLIFEPPIQFIASGNNGFELKNHQQARDGDNPILGQNADVWTFESIVKGVPVRGQIVLSQTYAEWHELCLCYENQNWRLLNRILELTDTTESEDADSGFQPFAYALFGGDTDARGHLWYSAITPSGNFVSPPERPGRLGSRLADVAERLDESIEPMMMLQLWVVAPEKLDASTIDRIDEMFDGLRQKIATAVKAANGGSAIGSDAQAEANLEVSS; encoded by the coding sequence ATGACCGAAGATTCTCCCGCGATCGCTCCCATGAAGACGAAGGCGAAGGTGCCGCTGGCTCCTGTTCGCACTCCGGTGATCCTGTCCGTTTGGACCTGGTTCTGGGTGGCACTGCTTGCCGCGTGCATTCCCATGCTGGGCATCTACTTTTCGCGGATGTGGCGGCTGGACCATTACCAGTACTTTCCGTTTGCGATCGGCGCGGTTGTCTGGCTGGCATGGTCTCGTAGCGATCGTTACTTCTACGCCCCCTCTCGAATCAGTTCATTACTGCTGATCTCAGTGGGCGTGCTCGCCATGATCGGTAGTTGGAGCCTAAGGTCACCTTGGATGATGTCCATCGCGTTTGTCTGCTACGCAGCGGCGAGCTTGGGCGTGATGCGTGGCCCAGATGACAAGAGCCTGTTGATCCTCGCTCTGCCGTTGTTGCTGCTGATTCGTTTGCCGCTCGGTTACGACCAATTGCTGGTGATCCAATTGCAGCATTTGACCACAATGATGTCGAGTTTGCTCCTCGATGTTCTTTCCATTCCGCACGCGGTAACTCGCAATGTGATCGAACTGCCAAGCCGAGAATTATTTGTGGCTGAGGCGTGCAGCGGAATTCAATCGGTGTTCACGATGGCGTTTCTGAGCACGTTGATCGTTGCAATCAATCGCCGGAAACTGTGGCTTGCTCCCTTCTATCTGATCGTCGCGTTGATTCTCGCAGCGGGTGGCAACGTATTGCGGGTGTCCATGGTCGCAGTTGCTGATCAGTGGATGTCATTGGATCTCGCTTCGGGATGGGCGCACGACATTCTGGGTTACACCACGCTGGCGATCTCCGCATTCTTCCTGTGGTCATTTGATGGCATGATCATGACGCTGATGCACGTGACCGGAACGACGTCGGACGAACACCCCGACAATCCAGTCTTGCATCTTTGGAATTGGTTCGTTGACGACGGCCAAAACGTTGACGCAGTGGGCGAATACTACCGCAGTAACCAGGCTGGTTCCGATCCGAAAGAGCTCGGGTTTCAGCTGCAACTGGCTCGTCTACTTGGGCGTCTACAAGCCAAGCCCATTGCAGCAGCAATGGCGGTATTGGCAGTTGTGTTGCTTTCAGTAAGTTCGACTTCGGCCATGAAGGTCAGTGCCGTCGGCGTGGAGGAAGGTGCTCAGGGCATGTTTGTTGATGGGCTCATTTTCGAACCACCAATTCAATTCATTGCGTCGGGAAACAATGGCTTCGAATTAAAAAATCATCAGCAAGCTCGTGATGGTGACAATCCTATCCTGGGCCAAAATGCGGATGTTTGGACATTCGAATCCATCGTCAAGGGCGTGCCCGTTCGCGGGCAAATTGTCTTGAGCCAAACGTATGCGGAATGGCACGAACTATGTCTTTGCTACGAGAACCAAAATTGGAGGCTGCTCAATCGAATCTTGGAGTTAACCGATACGACCGAGTCAGAAGACGCAGATTCTGGATTTCAACCTTTTGCTTACGCTCTCTTTGGAGGTGACACTGACGCTCGCGGTCACCTTTGGTATTCCGCAATCACCCCATCAGGAAACTTTGTTTCCCCCCCCGAGAGACCCGGGCGTTTAGGAAGCAGACTAGCCGATGTAGCTGAACGTCTGGACGAATCAATCGAACCAATGATGATGTTGCAGCTTTGGGTGGTTGCACCTGAGAAGCTTGACGCGTCGACGATTGATCGGATTGATGAGATGTTTGACGGACTGCGTCAGAAGATTGCGACCGCGGTGAAGGCGGCCAATGGTGGCTCAGCGATCGGATCAGACGCTCAGGCAGAAGCCAACCTGGAGGTGTCGTCATGA